CCCCCGGGAGGCGACACCATCGAACTCGATCTCTTTCGCCTCCTCGATGAACTTCGAGATAACTACAGGGTAGTCCGGGTTCACTTCGGTTGCTCTGCTCAGGTAGGCGCTGAGGCTCGAATCGTCCCATACCACTGCCATTGCTGCTCCCGATAGCACGTACGAAGGTCTGATCATGACGGGATAACCCACCTTACGGGAGAATTCCATCGCTTCGTCGAGGCTTCCTGCTTCCGCCCACTCCGGCTGATCCACCTCCAGCTCATCTAGAAGCGTTGAGAAGCGGTGCCTGTCCTCTGCCTGATCGATGCTGTCAGGTGGTGTACCGAGGATATTAACACCGGAAGCGTGGAGTCCTGGAGCAAGAGTATTCGGGATCTGTCCTCCCATCGAGACGATTACACCCTCGGGAGGCTCGAAACTGTATATGTCCAGAATCCTCTCCAGACTGAGCTCGTCGAAGTAGAGTCTGTCACAGATATCGTAATCGGTAGAGACCGTTTCCGGGTTGCAGTTCACCATTACAGTTAGGTACCCCAGCTTCCTGGCGGTCTCGACTGCGTTGACACAGCACCAGTCGAACTCGACACTCGATCCTATCCTGTAAGGTCCGCTCCCCAGAACAATGACAGATCCGGCCCTGGATTCAACATCGTTACTCTCTCCCAGATAGGTCATGTAGAGGTAGTTTGTCACCGCGGGATATTCCGCCGCCATTGTATCGATCTGCTTCACCGAAGGCCTGATTCCGTAGCTGAGCCTGAGTTTACGCACTTCTTCCTGGTCCGTTCCCGCGGATATGGCGATCTGATGGTCCGAGAAACCCAGTTTCTTGGCCTTCAGAATGACCTCTGAAGTGAGGTCCTCGGGTGACATTCCCCCGAGTTCGATTGCCTTGCTGACAATCGCTTCAATTCTGTAGAGGAACCAGCGGTCGATGAGGGTCAGCCTGTGTATCTCCTCGAGGTCCATTCCCCGCGATAGGGCTTCACCAACGGCGAATATCCTTCTATGAGTAGGCTCCCTCAGTTCCTTCTCGAGATTCGGGAACTCGAGGCTGTTGCCCACGAGCCCGTTCATTCCGGTCCCGATCATCCTCAGCGCCTTCTGAAGGGTTTCCTCAAAACCGCGTCCGATTGCCATCACCTCTCCGACGCTTTTCATCTGGGAGCCTATCCTGCTGTCGACCCCCCGGAAGCGTTCGAGGTCCCATCTGGGAACTTTAACGACAACATAATCCAGCGAAGGTTCAAAAAAGGCTGATGTGCATCCGGTGACGGTGTTCCTTATCTCTGCGAGAGAGCTGCCCAGGGCTAGCTTCGCTGCTACTGCGGCGAGGGGATATCCGGTAGCTTTGCTTGCAAGGGCCGAAGACCGAGAGAGTCTTGCGTTCACCTCGATCACCCTGTAGTCACTGCTGTCGGGATCGAGAGCGTACTGGATGTTGCATTCCCCCACGATGCCGAGGTGACGTACAGTCCGGATAGCAATCTCTCTGAGTGTATGGTACTCATGGTTGGAGAGTGTCTGGCTGGGCGCTACTACGATGCTTTCGCCTGTGTGTATTCCCATAGGGTCAAGGTTCTCCATATTGCATACTGTCATGCAGTTGTCGAACCGGTCGCGGACAACTTCGTACTCAATTTCCTTCCAGCCTTCGAGGTACTCTTCGATCAGTATCTGCGGAGCGAGTCTGAGGGCATTGCCCGCCAGTTCCCGCAGGCCTTCAGGATCCTGTGCCACACCGCTTCCGAGTCCCCCCAGAGAGAATCCCGACCTGACCATTACCGGATACGAAAGCCTCCTTGCAGCTTCAAGGGCATCCTCGACGGTGAGGCAGGCACTGGAGCCGGCTGTCCGGACATCGATCTCATCCAGAACCGCTACGAAGCGTTCCCTGTCCTCTGTGTTGCGGATGGACTCAACGGGAGTGCCAAGAACCTTTACCCCGAAGCGTTCGAGGATTCCGGAAGCGTCCAGCTCAAGTCCTGTGTTGAGTGCTGTCTGCCCGCCGAACGAAAGAAGGATGCCGTCCGGGCGCTCCTTTTCGATGATCTTAGCCACAGTGTGAGAGTCGACCGGCTGCAGGTAGAGAGTGTCGGCCATCCCGGAGGATGTCTGGACGGTTGCAATATTGGGGTTGACCAGGACGGTTTCCACACCTTCATTTCTGAGTGTCTTGAGAGCCTGTGAGCCCGAGTAGTCGAACTCCCCGGCCTGGCCTATTCGAAGGCCGCCGCTTCCCAGCAGGAGAA
This sequence is a window from Candidatus Aegiribacteria sp.. Protein-coding genes within it:
- the carB gene encoding carbamoyl-phosphate synthase (glutamine-hydrolyzing) large subunit, whose amino-acid sequence is MAEIKKVLLLGSGGLRIGQAGEFDYSGSQALKTLRNEGVETVLVNPNIATVQTSSGMADTLYLQPVDSHTVAKIIEKERPDGILLSFGGQTALNTGLELDASGILERFGVKVLGTPVESIRNTEDRERFVAVLDEIDVRTAGSSACLTVEDALEAARRLSYPVMVRSGFSLGGLGSGVAQDPEGLRELAGNALRLAPQILIEEYLEGWKEIEYEVVRDRFDNCMTVCNMENLDPMGIHTGESIVVAPSQTLSNHEYHTLREIAIRTVRHLGIVGECNIQYALDPDSSDYRVIEVNARLSRSSALASKATGYPLAAVAAKLALGSSLAEIRNTVTGCTSAFFEPSLDYVVVKVPRWDLERFRGVDSRIGSQMKSVGEVMAIGRGFEETLQKALRMIGTGMNGLVGNSLEFPNLEKELREPTHRRIFAVGEALSRGMDLEEIHRLTLIDRWFLYRIEAIVSKAIELGGMSPEDLTSEVILKAKKLGFSDHQIAISAGTDQEEVRKLRLSYGIRPSVKQIDTMAAEYPAVTNYLYMTYLGESNDVESRAGSVIVLGSGPYRIGSSVEFDWCCVNAVETARKLGYLTVMVNCNPETVSTDYDICDRLYFDELSLERILDIYSFEPPEGVIVSMGGQIPNTLAPGLHASGVNILGTPPDSIDQAEDRHRFSTLLDELEVDQPEWAEAGSLDEAMEFSRKVGYPVMIRPSYVLSGAAMAVVWDDSSLSAYLSRATEVNPDYPVVISKFIEEAKEIEFDGVASRGEILLYAMGEHVENAGVHSGDATVVIPPQRLYVETVRRVRQTARKITRALDITGPFNIQFLAKDNRIRVIECNLRASRTFPFSSKVLRRNFIGLATRAILGADTERVESSTLDLDHVGVKAAQFSFQRLTGADPAMGVAMASTGEVACIGEDMEEALLSAMRSVGFVIHRNTALVSTGPKEQKALWMPVIDRMDKMGFTIYATSGTARSLRASGIAAETLRWPLEEETPNCLEYISSGRIGLVINVPKNNQSEELSNDYLIRRAAVDCGVPL